A genomic stretch from Mesotoga sp. BH458_6_3_2_1 includes:
- a CDS encoding YegP family protein translates to MAMENAKFEVYVDTKGEYRFRLKAPNGEIIAASEGYTSKQACLNGIDAVKKYAPHADVEEV, encoded by the coding sequence ATGGCAATGGAAAACGCAAAATTTGAGGTTTATGTGGATACGAAGGGCGAGTATAGATTTAGACTAAAAGCACCAAACGGCGAGATAATCGCTGCCAGTGAGGGCTATACGAGTAAGCAGGCTTGTTTGAATGGTATCGACGCGGTCAAGAAGTATGCTCCTCATGCGGACGTGGAAGAGGTCTAG
- a CDS encoding GGDEF domain-containing protein has protein sequence MNELRKAILSRRDDFFSVLESLSGAILILFDNEGNILDHSPSLISLVERSDTLVGENICDLVVDNSQALLKRHGEKPVRIGLNDSRSNIHLVSGFVMLVDESRRLFLGVKIGLSAGDIMESMSKVTDELASLTRELGRKNKELQAANKEIERLMNCDPLTGLSNRREFMSRLDKEIESLCSTCKPLSIIMADIDDFKKVNDTRGHPEGDRVLQQFADILNEIISPRRTTVRYGGEEFIVMLPETTSKEATEIAEQVRKNFEEETEKKLGFTVTASFGVATFKPSDTKSSILKRVDDALYSAKSGGKNRVVH, from the coding sequence GTGAATGAGCTGAGAAAGGCTATCCTTTCTAGGAGAGATGATTTCTTTTCCGTTCTCGAGAGTCTATCTGGAGCTATTCTAATTCTCTTTGACAACGAAGGCAACATCCTCGATCACAGCCCTTCTCTGATTTCTCTAGTCGAGAGAAGTGATACTCTCGTAGGCGAGAACATATGCGATCTTGTGGTGGACAATTCCCAAGCTCTATTGAAGAGACATGGAGAGAAGCCTGTGAGAATCGGTCTTAACGATTCAAGATCGAACATTCATCTAGTGAGCGGATTTGTCATGCTGGTCGACGAGTCAAGGAGGCTGTTTCTGGGCGTGAAGATCGGCCTTTCGGCCGGAGACATTATGGAGAGCATGTCGAAAGTTACGGATGAGCTCGCATCGCTAACGAGAGAGTTAGGGCGGAAGAACAAAGAGCTTCAGGCTGCAAATAAAGAGATAGAAAGACTGATGAACTGCGATCCATTGACTGGATTGTCGAACAGGCGCGAGTTCATGAGCAGGCTCGATAAAGAGATAGAAAGCCTATGCTCGACCTGCAAACCTCTTTCAATAATTATGGCAGACATAGACGACTTCAAGAAAGTCAACGACACTAGAGGCCACCCTGAGGGTGACAGAGTTCTGCAGCAGTTTGCCGATATCCTAAACGAGATAATCTCACCAAGGCGGACTACTGTGAGATACGGCGGTGAGGAATTTATCGTAATGCTTCCCGAAACAACTTCGAAAGAGGCTACCGAGATTGCCGAACAGGTCAGAAAGAACTTCGAGGAAGAGACTGAGAAAAAGCTCGGATTTACAGTCACGGCCAGCTTCGGGGTCGCCACATTTAAACCTTCAGACACGAAATCAAGCATACTGAAGCGAGTTGACGATGCTCTTTACAGTGCAAAATCCGGTGGAAAGAACAGAGTCGTGCATTGA